In the genome of Hyalangium minutum, one region contains:
- a CDS encoding GNAT family N-acetyltransferase has protein sequence MCTRYAPMELLTARLRLREFEEDDWRVTWPYESDPEVVRYQSHGVRTPEESLKYIRDSRATATESPRRIHDLAVVLREDGRLVGRCGLKVVDLEQREGALWYVLDRSQWGKGYISEAAEAMLDFGFQTLGLHRVWADCDPRNEGSVKVVRRLGFRLEAHFRENVFLKGEWCDSLIHAILDREWAARPRK, from the coding sequence ATGTGTACTCGCTATGCGCCCATGGAACTGCTCACTGCCCGCCTGCGTCTGCGCGAGTTCGAAGAGGACGACTGGCGCGTCACCTGGCCCTACGAGTCCGATCCGGAGGTCGTCCGCTACCAGTCCCACGGGGTCCGCACGCCCGAGGAGAGCTTGAAATACATCCGGGACTCCAGGGCCACGGCCACGGAGAGCCCTCGGCGCATTCATGACTTGGCGGTGGTGCTTCGCGAGGACGGACGCCTGGTGGGCCGCTGCGGCTTGAAGGTGGTGGACCTCGAGCAGCGCGAGGGCGCGCTCTGGTATGTGCTCGACCGCTCGCAGTGGGGCAAGGGCTACATCTCCGAGGCCGCCGAGGCGATGCTGGACTTCGGCTTCCAGACGCTGGGCCTGCATCGCGTGTGGGCGGACTGCGATCCGCGCAACGAGGGCTCCGTGAAGGTGGTGCGGCGGCTCGGCTTCCGGCTGGAGGCGCACTTCCGCGAGAACGTGTTCCTCAAGGGCGAGTGGTGTGACTCGCTCATCCACGCCATCCTCGACCGGGAGTGGGCGGCGCGCCCGAGGAAGTAG
- a CDS encoding N-acetylmuramoyl-L-alanine amidase has translation MKNRPGIVVLAASLALTQACGTNEQQPQQESAAPTVQVDAPRTEDSAREDESFDALFQEAGEEFDVPPALLKSISFVQTRYQMVESAEEFEGRPVVYGLMALTGAQLDEGAKLAGVTAEQARIDARSHVRAAAALLSRHADALKVDRTQAVKWAPAVAELSGIQNEEGRRSFVHNEVFRVARLGLGALSQEWGVSGQGLAVEELGQQRQGLAGPDYAPAVWRASPNYNSRPMGVKMVIIHTCESSYSGCWSWLTNSSSQVSAHYVVREDGGEISQLVRDGSRAWHIGATYQCSNNSGVECGLNGRSSNDFTIGIEHGGYASTVNWPVGQIDASARLLCDITRDHGIPRDRYHVVGHGKLQPYDRTDPGSNWPWTDYLNRANAHCGTACVLMGDIKAKYDAVNGPVLLGKCQAGELSTPDGVGRYNHFERGSIYWTPTLGAHVVVGQIKIKWEQLGWERSVLGYPITDELAAPDGRGRYNHFERGSIYWTQELGAWEVHGNIRAKWEQLGWERSVLGYPKTGELTTPDGVGRYNHFENGSIYWTSATGAHEVRGQVYTKWAELEWERSVLGYPLTDEQGTPDGVGRYNHFQNGSIYFTPATGAHAVVGDINAKWVALSREAGLLGYPLTDETKTPDGVGRFNHFQNGSIYWTPTTGAREVHGPIRAKWESLGWERSALGYPVRDEYAVTGGRESEFQKGFLTLNTATNTVTVRMK, from the coding sequence ATGAAGAACAGGCCGGGAATTGTAGTGCTCGCTGCCTCGCTGGCGCTGACGCAGGCGTGTGGCACGAACGAGCAGCAGCCGCAGCAGGAGTCCGCAGCCCCCACCGTGCAGGTGGACGCGCCCAGGACGGAGGACTCCGCTCGCGAGGATGAGTCCTTCGATGCGCTCTTCCAGGAGGCCGGGGAGGAGTTCGATGTGCCGCCCGCGCTCCTCAAGTCCATCTCCTTCGTGCAGACGCGCTACCAGATGGTGGAGAGCGCCGAGGAGTTCGAGGGCCGCCCGGTCGTCTACGGACTGATGGCGCTCACGGGGGCTCAGCTCGACGAGGGCGCGAAGCTGGCCGGCGTCACGGCGGAGCAGGCGAGGATTGACGCGCGCTCCCACGTTCGTGCAGCTGCGGCGCTGCTGTCGCGCCACGCGGATGCGCTGAAGGTGGATCGGACGCAGGCGGTGAAGTGGGCACCGGCGGTGGCCGAGCTGTCCGGCATTCAGAACGAGGAGGGCCGTCGCAGCTTCGTCCACAACGAGGTCTTCCGCGTGGCCCGCCTGGGACTCGGGGCGCTCTCGCAAGAGTGGGGCGTGAGTGGACAGGGCTTGGCCGTCGAGGAACTGGGGCAGCAGCGCCAGGGGCTCGCCGGTCCGGACTACGCGCCGGCCGTGTGGCGGGCCTCGCCCAACTACAACTCCCGGCCCATGGGGGTGAAGATGGTGATCATTCACACCTGCGAGAGCAGCTACTCGGGGTGCTGGAGCTGGCTGACCAACTCCAGCTCGCAAGTGAGCGCGCACTACGTGGTGCGCGAGGATGGCGGGGAGATCAGCCAACTCGTGCGCGACGGGAGCCGGGCCTGGCACATCGGCGCCACGTACCAGTGCAGCAACAACAGCGGGGTGGAGTGCGGGCTGAACGGGAGAAGCTCCAACGACTTCACCATCGGCATCGAGCACGGCGGGTATGCGTCGACGGTGAACTGGCCGGTGGGGCAGATCGACGCCTCGGCCCGGCTGCTGTGCGACATCACGCGTGACCACGGGATTCCCCGTGACCGTTACCACGTGGTGGGGCACGGCAAGCTCCAGCCTTACGACCGCACGGATCCCGGGTCCAACTGGCCCTGGACGGACTACCTCAACCGAGCCAATGCGCATTGCGGCACGGCGTGCGTGCTGATGGGGGACATCAAGGCGAAGTACGACGCGGTGAACGGCCCGGTGCTGCTGGGGAAGTGCCAGGCCGGAGAGCTGTCCACGCCGGATGGGGTGGGGCGCTACAACCACTTCGAGCGAGGCAGCATCTACTGGACGCCGACGCTGGGAGCGCACGTGGTGGTGGGTCAGATCAAGATCAAGTGGGAGCAGCTGGGGTGGGAGCGCAGCGTGCTGGGCTATCCCATCACCGACGAGCTGGCGGCGCCGGACGGGAGGGGCCGCTACAACCACTTCGAGCGAGGCAGCATCTACTGGACGCAGGAGTTGGGGGCCTGGGAGGTGCACGGGAACATCCGTGCGAAGTGGGAGCAGCTGGGGTGGGAGCGCAGCGTGCTGGGCTACCCGAAGACAGGAGAGCTGACGACGCCGGACGGAGTGGGGCGCTACAACCACTTCGAGAACGGAAGCATCTACTGGACGTCGGCGACGGGAGCGCACGAGGTGCGGGGACAGGTCTATACAAAGTGGGCGGAGCTGGAGTGGGAGCGCAGCGTGCTGGGCTACCCGCTGACGGACGAGCAGGGAACGCCAGATGGGGTGGGGCGCTATAACCACTTCCAGAATGGAAGCATCTACTTCACGCCGGCGACGGGAGCGCACGCGGTAGTGGGTGACATCAACGCCAAGTGGGTGGCGCTGAGCCGGGAGGCAGGGCTACTGGGCTACCCGCTGACGGACGAGACGAAGACCCCGGACGGAGTGGGGCGCTTCAACCACTTCCAGAATGGAAGCATCTACTGGACGCCGACGACGGGAGCGCGCGAGGTGCATGGCCCCATCCGGGCCAAGTGGGAGTCGCTGGGCTGGGAGAGGAGCGCGCTGGGCTACCCGGTGCGAGACGAGTACGCCGTGACGGGTGGCCGTGAGAGCGAGTTCCAGAAGGGCTTCCTCACGCTCAACACCGCCACCAACACCGTCACCGTGCGCATGAAGTAG
- a CDS encoding LGFP repeat-containing protein produces the protein MRLSRPWLLLCALTVISCGVPDEEPRPVDELTGQVLLDLAGAYDMHRLMEDADLTGGGWITPAQVQQFLQQKGSFLAGYRDPVWGNKTAATLIVERSRASGISPLYMLARIQIESGLIQSGTSSNLDKATGCGCPDSGGCNTSYAGFGNQVECGAAKIRGYLRALDAGGTTVSGWKVGLTKQTSDPCTVTPATKATAALYTYTPWVGAYAMQCGRTTVGGSSLVAAVFSRYRTDYNWGTGCVLMGDIKAKYDAVNGPVLLGACQAGELSTPDGVGRYNHFERGSIYWTPTLGAHVVVGQIKIKWEQLGWERSVLGYPITDELAAPDGRGRYNHFERGSIYWTPELGAWEVHGNIRAKWEQLGWERSVLGYPKTGELTTPDGVGRYNHFENGSIYWTPTTGAHEVHGAIRAKWESLGWERSALGYPVRDEYVVTGGSESEFQKGFLTFNTATNTVTVRMK, from the coding sequence ATGCGCCTGTCACGCCCTTGGCTGTTGTTGTGCGCCCTGACCGTCATCAGCTGTGGTGTTCCCGATGAAGAACCCCGTCCTGTGGATGAGCTGACCGGCCAGGTTCTGCTCGATCTGGCCGGGGCCTACGACATGCACCGGCTGATGGAGGATGCCGACCTGACGGGTGGAGGTTGGATCACTCCCGCGCAGGTGCAGCAGTTCCTCCAGCAGAAGGGCTCTTTTCTGGCCGGGTACAGGGACCCCGTGTGGGGCAACAAGACGGCCGCCACGCTCATCGTCGAGCGCTCCCGCGCCTCTGGCATCAGCCCGCTCTACATGCTGGCGCGCATCCAGATCGAGTCGGGCCTCATCCAGAGTGGAACCTCGAGCAACCTGGACAAGGCCACCGGTTGTGGGTGTCCGGACAGTGGGGGCTGCAACACGAGCTACGCGGGTTTTGGCAACCAGGTGGAGTGCGGTGCCGCGAAGATCCGGGGCTACCTGAGGGCGCTGGACGCGGGCGGGACCACGGTCAGTGGATGGAAGGTCGGCCTCACCAAGCAGACGTCGGACCCCTGCACGGTGACGCCCGCCACCAAGGCCACCGCCGCGCTCTATACCTACACGCCGTGGGTGGGCGCGTATGCCATGCAATGCGGAAGGACCACCGTAGGGGGTTCCTCGCTCGTGGCCGCCGTCTTCAGCCGTTACAGGACCGATTACAACTGGGGCACCGGTTGCGTGCTGATGGGGGACATCAAGGCAAAGTACGACGCGGTGAACGGCCCGGTGCTGCTGGGCGCGTGCCAAGCCGGGGAGCTGTCCACGCCGGATGGGGTGGGGCGCTACAACCACTTCGAGCGAGGCAGCATCTACTGGACGCCGACGCTGGGAGCGCACGTGGTGGTGGGGCAGATCAAGATCAAGTGGGAGCAGCTGGGGTGGGAGCGCAGCGTGCTGGGCTACCCCATCACCGACGAGCTGGCGGCGCCGGATGGGCGTGGCCGCTACAACCACTTCGAGCGAGGCAGCATCTACTGGACGCCGGAGTTGGGGGCCTGGGAGGTGCACGGGAACATCCGTGCGAAGTGGGAGCAATTGGGTTGGGAGCGCAGCGTGCTGGGCTACCCGAAGACAGGAGAGCTGACGACGCCGGACGGAGTGGGGCGCTACAACCACTTCGAGAACGGAAGCATCTACTGGACGCCGACGACAGGAGCGCACGAGGTGCACGGCGCCATTCGGGCCAAGTGGGAGTCGCTGGGCTGGGAGAGGAGCGCGCTGGGCTACCCGGTACGGGACGAGTACGTCGTGACAGGCGGCAGTGAGAGCGAGTTCCAGAAGGGCTTCCTCACGTTCAACACCGCCACCAACACCGTCACCGTGCGCATGAAGTAG
- a CDS encoding metallophosphoesterase yields MRKPLLFVSGLLAAWLFSACEDAALSAQPPAAEALSPEPQGPPQPLTAANCRTLITPVVRASGDDGAGSVASNTQDDDLVTRWSGYGKGAWLLLDLGEVQPLTGAAVAWHLGTVQRNTFTLSISEDGTNYTQAYSGVSAANTTPQTYLFSAPRQARYVRINVYGNTLNDWASITEARACGEERSTAPAEGDSGPVLPRQPYLQSVGQTSAIVAFRTSVSCTPFVRYGQGTDLSKTATASAAGWRHAVKLTGLTPGRTHSYVVEACGSVTGVRQFRAAQPPTNTSLRFTAMGDFGTGGLRQQQVVDRLAQPGNAGELLLALGDNAYSSGTEQEFQDRMFTPMAALLRKVPLFPSLGNHEYVTNQGQPYLDNFYLPANNPAGSERYYSFDWGPVHFVALDSNCAIGLASSDRCTLAAQKSWVAQDLAATQRPWKVAFFHHPPWSSGEHGSQLTMRREFGPIFEQYGVDLVLTGHDHNYERSKPMRGDGLAGSGTRGITYVVVGSGGANLRAFLVSQPSWTAYRNNTDVGYLEVAVSGGTLSARFLTPNGAVKDSFTLTKTLPASVEHPTDFSASSLETPPGPADDPAHEPAGLRFEKVLPPANSPEAVADDDVPAR; encoded by the coding sequence ATGCGCAAACCTCTCCTCTTCGTCTCAGGTCTTCTGGCGGCGTGGCTCTTCTCGGCATGCGAGGACGCGGCCCTTTCGGCGCAACCTCCCGCCGCCGAGGCACTGTCTCCGGAGCCTCAAGGTCCTCCCCAGCCACTGACGGCGGCGAACTGCCGCACGCTGATCACGCCGGTAGTGCGCGCGAGCGGGGATGATGGCGCGGGCAGCGTGGCGTCCAATACGCAGGATGACGACCTCGTTACGCGCTGGAGCGGCTACGGCAAGGGAGCGTGGCTGCTGCTGGACCTGGGCGAGGTGCAGCCGCTGACGGGGGCCGCCGTGGCGTGGCACCTGGGCACGGTGCAGCGCAACACCTTCACGCTCTCCATCTCGGAGGACGGAACGAACTACACGCAGGCGTACTCGGGCGTCAGCGCGGCAAACACCACGCCGCAGACCTACCTCTTCAGTGCCCCACGGCAGGCGCGCTACGTGCGCATCAATGTGTATGGCAACACGCTCAACGACTGGGCCTCCATCACCGAGGCTCGCGCGTGCGGCGAGGAGCGGTCGACGGCGCCCGCCGAGGGGGACTCGGGACCGGTGCTGCCGCGCCAGCCCTACCTGCAGAGCGTGGGCCAGACGAGCGCCATCGTGGCGTTCCGGACCAGCGTGTCGTGCACGCCCTTCGTGCGCTACGGCCAGGGAACGGACCTGTCCAAGACGGCGACGGCGTCCGCGGCAGGCTGGCGGCACGCGGTGAAGCTGACGGGCCTGACGCCGGGGCGGACGCACAGCTACGTGGTGGAGGCGTGTGGCTCGGTCACCGGTGTGCGGCAGTTCCGCGCCGCCCAGCCCCCGACGAACACGAGCCTGCGATTCACGGCGATGGGGGACTTCGGTACGGGCGGCTTGAGGCAACAGCAGGTGGTGGATCGTCTCGCGCAGCCGGGCAATGCCGGCGAGCTGCTGCTGGCGCTTGGGGACAACGCTTACTCCTCGGGCACCGAGCAGGAGTTCCAGGACCGGATGTTCACGCCCATGGCGGCGCTGCTGCGCAAGGTGCCGTTGTTCCCCAGCCTGGGCAACCATGAGTACGTGACGAACCAGGGGCAGCCGTATCTGGACAACTTCTACTTGCCGGCCAACAACCCGGCGGGCTCGGAGCGCTACTACTCGTTCGACTGGGGCCCCGTGCACTTCGTGGCGCTCGATTCCAACTGCGCCATCGGTCTGGCCTCCTCGGATCGCTGCACGCTGGCGGCGCAGAAGAGCTGGGTGGCCCAGGACTTGGCCGCCACGCAGCGGCCGTGGAAGGTGGCCTTCTTCCACCATCCGCCCTGGTCCAGCGGCGAGCACGGCTCTCAGCTGACGATGCGGCGCGAGTTTGGCCCGATCTTCGAGCAGTACGGGGTGGATCTGGTGCTCACGGGGCATGACCACAACTACGAGCGCTCCAAGCCGATGAGGGGTGATGGCTTGGCGGGCTCGGGGACGCGGGGCATCACCTACGTGGTGGTGGGCAGCGGCGGCGCGAACCTGCGGGCCTTCCTGGTCTCGCAGCCGAGCTGGACGGCGTACCGCAACAACACGGACGTGGGCTACCTGGAGGTGGCGGTGAGCGGAGGGACGCTGAGCGCCAGGTTCCTCACCCCCAATGGCGCGGTGAAGGACAGCTTCACGCTGACGAAGACACTGCCGGCCTCGGTGGAGCACCCCACGGATTTCTCGGCCTCCTCGCTGGAGACGCCTCCGGGGCCGGCGGACGATCCGGCGCACGAGCCCGCCGGGCTGCGCTTCGAGAAGGTACTGCCCCCTGCGAACAGCCCGGAGGCGGTGGCGGACGACGATGTGCCGGCGCGCTGA
- a CDS encoding nucleoside deaminase, whose amino-acid sequence MNATHPFATRVNAQLPDWLVKELHTYNTPLPTAEARVRLTHTLAARNYKEGNGGPFAALVVAPATGELVSIGVNVVLSSGLSSVHAEVMALSLAQTRLGTWDLGSAGGRELELVVNWRPCTMCYGALIWSGVKHLLIAGDGPECEALTGFDEGPMPADWRAALEARGIRVSSGVLRDEAIAVFAEYGRSGATVYNARGTGSHRRD is encoded by the coding sequence ATGAACGCCACACACCCCTTTGCTACCCGCGTGAACGCCCAACTCCCCGACTGGCTCGTGAAGGAGTTGCACACCTACAACACGCCCCTGCCGACCGCCGAAGCGCGCGTGCGCCTCACCCACACGCTCGCGGCGCGCAACTACAAGGAAGGCAACGGGGGGCCGTTCGCCGCGCTCGTCGTTGCCCCTGCGACGGGCGAGCTGGTCTCCATCGGCGTCAACGTCGTGTTGAGCTCGGGCCTCTCCTCCGTGCATGCGGAGGTCATGGCGCTCTCGCTCGCCCAGACCCGCCTCGGCACCTGGGACCTGGGCTCTGCGGGGGGCCGCGAGCTCGAGCTCGTCGTCAACTGGCGCCCGTGCACGATGTGCTACGGCGCGCTCATCTGGTCGGGAGTCAAGCACCTGCTCATCGCTGGCGACGGCCCAGAGTGCGAAGCACTCACGGGCTTCGATGAAGGGCCCATGCCCGCGGACTGGAGAGCAGCGCTCGAGGCCCGTGGAATCCGGGTCTCCTCCGGAGTGCTGCGGGACGAAGCGATCGCCGTCTTCGCCGAATATGGCCGCTCGGGCGCGACCGTCTACAACGCTCGCGGGACCGGCTCACACCGGCGGGATTGA